Below is a window of Myxococcus guangdongensis DNA.
CGCGGCCGTCCTGGACGCCGAGGTGCCGGTCGTCCGGCGCCAGATAGACGTTGCCGGGCAGCAGCAGCTCCCCCTCCTCCGCCACCCGCACGGGCAGGGGCCCCGCCGTGGCCAGCCAGGACGCCAGGCCCGGACCGAAGCCGAGCGCGATGTGCTGCACCACCAGCACGGGCGCGGGGAAGTCCGAGGGCAGCTCCGACAGCAGCCGGAACAGCGCGGCCGGTCCTCCCGTCGACGCCGCCAGCGCCACCACCGCCGTGTGCGGCGGCTGCTTGCGGGGCGCGGGCGTGGCGGGGGGCGGCGGCACGGGCGCGGTGCCCCGGTCCGGCCAGCGGCGCACCACCTTCACCTCCGCCATGGCCTTCAAGGTGTCGCGCAGTCGACGGCTCTCCGCGTCGAAGTCCGGGGACTCGGGGCCCAGGGGCTTCTGGAGCACCGCGAGCGCGCCGGCGCGCAGCGCGGCCATGGACGTCTGGATGTCGCGCTCCACCAGCGTGGACACGACGACGACGGGGGTGGGCACCTCCGTCATGATTCGGCGCGTGGCCTCCAGCCCGTCCATGCGCGGCATCTGGATGTCCATCGTCACCAGGTGGGGCCGCAGCCGCTGGGCCAGCTCCACCGCCTCCATGCCGTCCTTCGCCTCGCCCACCACGCTCAGCGCCGGGTCGGCGCGGAGGATTTCCACCAGCAATCGGCGGGCGGTGGGCGAGTCCTCGGCCACCACGATGCGCAACGGTTCAGTCCTCATAGCAGTCGTCTCAGCGTCTCCAGCAGGCTCGTCGGGTCGAACGCGCTTTTCACAAGATAAGCACTGGCCCCCGCTTGAAGCCCGCGTGCTTTGTCCTCGGGCTTGCCCCGGGCGGTGACCAGCACCACCGGCAGTCGCGAGAAGCGGGGGGAGGCGCGCACGGCCTCGGTGAGCGCGATGCCGTCCATGCGCGGCATCTCCACGTCCAGGACCAGCGCCTCGGCGCCGACGGTCTGCAGGCGCTCCCAGGCCTCGGCCCCGTCCGCGCACGCCACCACGTCGTAGCCGGCGCCCTCCAGGATGCTCTGCTCGAGCGCGCGCGTGGTGGGCGAGTCGTCCGCCAGGAGGATTCGCCGCCGCGTCGCCCGGGCGGCCGGGGTGGGGAACAGCGCCGTGGAGGGACGACCCCCCGCGGCCCGCACGAGTGAGACGGGGTTGAGCAGCAGGGACAGCCGTCCGTCCGGCAGCACCGCCGCCGCCGACACGTGACGCGCGCGGCGCACGCGAGGACCCAGCGCGCGGACGAGGGCCTCCTGCTCGGCCAGCACCTCGTCCACCACCAGCGCGGCGCGCGCGGTGCCGGCCGCCAGCACCACCGCTCCCCGGCGCTGACGCGGAGGCCCGGGCGGCAGGCCCAGCACGTCGGACAGGGAGGCCAGGGGCACCAGCGCGTCCTCGGCCACCCACGTGGGGTGGCCCTCCACGTCGCGCACCTCCTCGGGCGCCAGCCGCACCAGTCGCGCCACGCCCTCGCTGGCCAGGGCCAGCGTCTGTCCTCCGGTGGACACCAGCAGCACCCGCAGGGTGCTCAGCGTGAGGGGCACGTCGAGCGTGAAGCGCGCGCCCTTGCCGGGCTGCGTGGCCACCTCCACCGTGCCGCGCATCGTCTCCACCTGGGTGCGCACCACGTCCAGGCCCACGCCGCGCCCGGCGACCTCCGTCACCCGCGACGTGGTGGACAGGCCCGGGTGGAAGGCGAGCCGCGCCGTGTCCGCGTCGTCCTCGGAGACCTCGAGTCCCCGCGCGATGGCGCGCTCGCGCAGCGCTCGCAGGTCCATGCCGCGTCCGTCGTCCTCCACCGTGACTTCCACGCGGCTGCCGCGAAGCCGCGCCGACAGCGTGACGAGCCCCTCCTCGGGCTTGCCCGCGCGCACGCGCTCCTCGGGGAACTCCAGGCCATGCGCCACGGCGTTGCGCACCAGGTGCAGCATCGGCTCGCGCAGGGACTGGAGCAGGGAGCGGTCCAGCTCCAGCGCGCCGCCCTGGATTTCCAGGCGGACCTTCTTGCCCTCGGAGCGGGCGACGTCGCGCGCGGCGCGCTCCAGGCCGCTGCAGCCCTCGACGAAGGGCAGGGTGCGCGCGCGGCGGACCTCGTCATCCATGCCGGTGGCCACGCCGCCGAGCGCGCGTTGGTCGGCGGCCAGCTCGCGCGCCACCCGCGCCAGCTCCGTCTCCGCGCGGCGCAGCGCCGCCTCACCGTCGGTGCCGCGCACGGCGTCGCGCACGCGGGAGAGCTCCTCGCGCACCGTCTCCAGCGTCTCGGCTCGGCCTTCCAGTCGCAGCGCGGCGACGCGCAGCTCCCCACTGCGCGACAACAGCGCGTCCAGCTTCTGCGCGGACACACGCACCGGAAGCGTCGTCTCCAGCACGGCGCCACCGGCCGAGGGCTCCGACGGCTCCGCGCCCGGGGCACGAGAGGACTCCGCGCCGCCGGCTCCTGGCGCGCGTGAACCTCCCCCGTCGCGAGAGGAGTCCTGTCCACCGGAGCCCGACGCGCGTGAACCTCCTCCGTCGCCAGAGGCCTCCGGGCCGCCTGCCCCCGGCGGGCGTGAAGCCCCCGCGTCGCGGGCGAAGTCCGGGCCGCTGGTGCCCCGATTCCCCGCGCTGCCCACGCTCCCGCTCGCCGTCGCGCGCGAGGTCCCCGACTCCACGGGACGCGCCGGTGCCGCCGCGGCCTGGGCCGCGCGCTCCAGGTCCGGCAGCAGCAACTCCAACGGAGAGCCCGTCAGCTCCTGCCGCGACGCCAGCCGCCGCCCCGCGTCGTCCAGCGCGTCCACGGCGGCGAAGCACAACTCATACATCTCCGGGCTCGCGGTGCGCCGGTCGCGCAAGGGCTCGAGCACCTCCTCCAGCCGGTGACAGGCCGTCTCCACCAGCAGCGCACTGGCCGCGCGCGCGGCGCCCTTCACGCTGTGCAGCGTGCGCAAGAGCGCCGACACCCGCTCGGTGGCGGGCGGTGTCCCCTGCTCCCGCTCCAACGCGAGCAAATCGCGGTTGAGCGACGTCACATGCCCCTCGAGCTCCTCGAGGAACGTGGCGAGCAACGCTTGTGCGAGCCTGTCGCGGTCCATCAGCGACCGTACTCTTCGAGCAGGCCCTTGAGCTTCTGGCCCATGCCGTTGATGTCCTGCATGGCCCGCTCCGTCTGACGCGACGACAGCAGGCCCTGCTGCGTGGCCTGGTTGACGTCATGCATGGCCTGTCGGATTTGCGCGATGCCCGTGGCCTGCTGGTTGGCGGACGCGGCGATCTGCGCGGCGGTGAGCGACGCCTGCGCGAGCAGGTCCGACAGCGTCTGGATGGTGGAGCCCGCCTCGGACACGATGCGGGTGGCCGTGGCCACGCTCTTGGTGCCCTCCTCGGTGGTCATCACCGCGCCGTGCGTGGCCTTCTGGATCTGCCCCAGAATCTGGCGCACCTGGCTGGTGGCCTTCTTGGACTGGTCCGCCAGCGCCTTCACCTCGGCGGCGACGACGGCGAAGCCCCGGCCGTTCTCCCCCGCGCGGCTGGCCTCGATGGAGGCGTTGAGCGCGAGCATGTGCGTCTGCTCGGAGATGTCGTTGACGGTGGTGATGATGTCGCCGATGGCCTGCGCCTGCTCGGCGAGCGCGAGGATGCGCTGGGCGATGAACTCCACCTGCTCGCGCACCGTGCCCATGGAAGAGACGGCCTCCTCCACCGAGCGTCGACCCGAGCGGCCCACCTCCTCGGCGTGGCGCGCGGAGTCGCTGACGTTGCGCGCGCGGCCGGCGGCCTCCTCGGACGTCTTGGTGATCTCCTCGATGGTGCTCACCGTCTCCGTCACCGCGCTGCCCTGTTCCTGGGCGCCGGCCACCTGCTCGGTGGTGCTGGCGAGAATCTGGGAGCTGGCGCCCGCGAGCTGATTGACGAACTCCGCCACGGTGCGCAGCGTGTGCTCGCGCTGCTCGGACTGCCGGGCGATCTGCGCCTCGGATTGCTGGCGGCGGTCGGCCATCTCGTTGAAGGCGCGCGCCAGCTCCGCCGTCTCGTCGCGGCCCTTGATGTCGATGCGCTGGGCCAGCTTCCCCGCGCCCAACTGCTCCACGCCCAGCATCAGCCGGCGCAGCGGGACGGTGATGCTGCGGGTGATGACGTAGCTGCCCACGGAGACGATGAGCAATCCCAGCACGGCGCAGATGGCGAGCACCCACATGATCTGCCGCGCCGCTTCCCGGGCGGCCTCGGAGTGCTCGGTCCAGCGCTCCGACTCCTCGGCGAGCATCTCGCTGATGACGCCGCGCACCTGGTCCATCAGCTCCTTGCCGCGGTGGCCCCGGACGATGGGCAGCGAGCCCTCCAGGCCCTTCTCCCGACGCTGACGGATGCCTTCCTCGAGCAGGGCCAGTCGCGCCGTGACCAGCGGCTCCAGGCGGACCATGCGGTTGCGCTGCTGGGGATAGGGGGCCATCGCGTCGCGCATCAGGTTGAGGTCCTGCTGCAGCGTGGCGAGCGCCTGTTGATAGGGCTCCAGGTACGGGTCCTCGCCGGTGAGCAGGAAGCCTCGCTGTCCTGTCTCCGCGTCGACCAGCAGCGCGCGCACCTCGCGCACCAGCTTGTAGTTCTCATGGACCTTGACCAGGCCCTCGGTGGTCTCGTTGAGCTGGCGGGCTCCCTGGAACGCGACGACGGCCAGGATGAGCAGCACCAGCAATGAGAGTCCGAAGCCGACCGCGATGCGGTTCCCGATGTTCATACGACTCCTTCGTCGGACAAATCGAACACGAGGCGACTGTCACTCAGCAGCGAGTCGCCCTCCAGCAAGAGAGTTCCGTCCCTGTCGGCGGCGAACACCAGACTGCCGGCGGTGTCCACGAGGCCCTCGGGGGTGGGCAGCAGGTCCAGGCTGGACACCTGGGCGACCTCCTGCACTTCCTCGGTTCGCACGCCCAGCTCGGCCCGGTGCGTGCCCACGACGAGCAGGGGCCCGGCGGCGTTCGACGGCGCGCGGCCGAAGAGCGGGGCCAGCTCGACGACGGGGAGCACCTCCCCGTGCAGCAGGGTGAGGCCGCGCAGCGCGGCGGGGGCGCCGGGCAGGGGGATGACCTCCGCCGAGCGGACCACCTCGAGCACGAACCGGGACTCCAGGGCGTACGCCTGGCCGGAGGCGCGGAAGCGCACCATCTCGCGCAGGGTGCCTGGGGCGATGTCCGGGGTGAGGGGGCGGCCGAGGGCGCGGGCGCGCTCGTCGAGCAGCGCGGCCTCTTCCTCGGGGGTGAGGTCGCCCTGGGCCTCGCGAGAGGCCTCGAGCTCGGCGAGCCGGGCGCGGACCACGGTCCAGTCGATGTTCTTGGAGTGAGGCATCAGGAGCCTTCCATGCGGACGCGCTCGTCACGGGCGGCGCGCGCCAGCTCGCGTGCGCGCTCGCCCTCGGCGAGGGGCACGGCGGTGTCGGGGGGCAGGGCCTCGCAGAGCGTCTCGGCCTCGCGCAGGGCCTTCTGGGCGCCGGAGTGGTCGCCGAGTCGGCGCAGCACGCGTCCGAGGACGAGCCAGGCGACGGCGAGGGTGGGCTCCAGGTAGAGGGCCTGACGGACGGCGCGCTCGGCGTCGGGGAGGCGGCCCTGGCCGAGGAGGAGGAGGGCCTCGAGGTAGCGCAGGCCGGGCACCAACGGGTGGCGGGTGGCGGCCTCGGCGCTGACGTAGAGGGCGGCCTGGGCAT
It encodes the following:
- the cheB gene encoding chemotaxis-specific protein-glutamate methyltransferase CheB, giving the protein MRTEPLRIVVAEDSPTARRLLVEILRADPALSVVGEAKDGMEAVELAQRLRPHLVTMDIQMPRMDGLEATRRIMTEVPTPVVVVSTLVERDIQTSMAALRAGALAVLQKPLGPESPDFDAESRRLRDTLKAMAEVKVVRRWPDRGTAPVPPPPATPAPRKQPPHTAVVALAASTGGPAALFRLLSELPSDFPAPVLVVQHIALGFGPGLASWLATAGPLPVRVAEEGELLLPGNVYLAPDDRHLGVQDGRAQVSKAAPVNGFRPSATWLFRSVARAHGAESLAVVLTGMGQDGLEGIRELREAGGRVLAQDEESSVVFGMPGVVVGAGLADEVVSLASLPSRLTLAVRAGSQSG
- a CDS encoding hybrid sensor histidine kinase/response regulator gives rise to the protein MDRDRLAQALLATFLEELEGHVTSLNRDLLALEREQGTPPATERVSALLRTLHSVKGAARAASALLVETACHRLEEVLEPLRDRRTASPEMYELCFAAVDALDDAGRRLASRQELTGSPLELLLPDLERAAQAAAAPARPVESGTSRATASGSVGSAGNRGTSGPDFARDAGASRPPGAGGPEASGDGGGSRASGSGGQDSSRDGGGSRAPGAGGAESSRAPGAEPSEPSAGGAVLETTLPVRVSAQKLDALLSRSGELRVAALRLEGRAETLETVREELSRVRDAVRGTDGEAALRRAETELARVARELAADQRALGGVATGMDDEVRRARTLPFVEGCSGLERAARDVARSEGKKVRLEIQGGALELDRSLLQSLREPMLHLVRNAVAHGLEFPEERVRAGKPEEGLVTLSARLRGSRVEVTVEDDGRGMDLRALRERAIARGLEVSEDDADTARLAFHPGLSTTSRVTEVAGRGVGLDVVRTQVETMRGTVEVATQPGKGARFTLDVPLTLSTLRVLLVSTGGQTLALASEGVARLVRLAPEEVRDVEGHPTWVAEDALVPLASLSDVLGLPPGPPRQRRGAVVLAAGTARAALVVDEVLAEQEALVRALGPRVRRARHVSAAAVLPDGRLSLLLNPVSLVRAAGGRPSTALFPTPAARATRRRILLADDSPTTRALEQSILEGAGYDVVACADGAEAWERLQTVGAEALVLDVEMPRMDGIALTEAVRASPRFSRLPVVLVTARGKPEDKARGLQAGASAYLVKSAFDPTSLLETLRRLL
- a CDS encoding methyl-accepting chemotaxis protein; protein product: MNIGNRIAVGFGLSLLVLLILAVVAFQGARQLNETTEGLVKVHENYKLVREVRALLVDAETGQRGFLLTGEDPYLEPYQQALATLQQDLNLMRDAMAPYPQQRNRMVRLEPLVTARLALLEEGIRQRREKGLEGSLPIVRGHRGKELMDQVRGVISEMLAEESERWTEHSEAAREAARQIMWVLAICAVLGLLIVSVGSYVITRSITVPLRRLMLGVEQLGAGKLAQRIDIKGRDETAELARAFNEMADRRQQSEAQIARQSEQREHTLRTVAEFVNQLAGASSQILASTTEQVAGAQEQGSAVTETVSTIEEITKTSEEAAGRARNVSDSARHAEEVGRSGRRSVEEAVSSMGTVREQVEFIAQRILALAEQAQAIGDIITTVNDISEQTHMLALNASIEASRAGENGRGFAVVAAEVKALADQSKKATSQVRQILGQIQKATHGAVMTTEEGTKSVATATRIVSEAGSTIQTLSDLLAQASLTAAQIAASANQQATGIAQIRQAMHDVNQATQQGLLSSRQTERAMQDINGMGQKLKGLLEEYGR
- a CDS encoding chemotaxis protein CheW → MPHSKNIDWTVVRARLAELEASREAQGDLTPEEEAALLDERARALGRPLTPDIAPGTLREMVRFRASGQAYALESRFVLEVVRSAEVIPLPGAPAALRGLTLLHGEVLPVVELAPLFGRAPSNAAGPLLVVGTHRAELGVRTEEVQEVAQVSSLDLLPTPEGLVDTAGSLVFAADRDGTLLLEGDSLLSDSRLVFDLSDEGVV